In one window of Primulina tabacum isolate GXHZ01 chromosome 8, ASM2559414v2, whole genome shotgun sequence DNA:
- the LOC142553688 gene encoding E3 ubiquitin-protein ligase BIG BROTHER: protein MSENRDYTDGGCPYPVSEGFMDFFGAASSAAHYVHMGPMNDQESAYWSMHMNSSYEFGSESTSYYGGYGENPGVDFSRRAWEYPLMMNAEESIAVGIPSQQDMVSIVHPIAEESATNNQDDPDTQVTWQDNIDPDNMTYEELLDLGEAVGTQSRGLSQDVIDLLPTSKHKSGGIFSRRKSGDRCVICQMRYKRGDRQINLPCKHAYHADCGSKWLSINKTCPVCNTEVIGDELRH, encoded by the exons ATGAGTGAAAATCGGGATTACACGGATGGCGGCTGTCCTTACCCTGTCTCTGAGGGTTTTATGGATTTCTTTGGGGCCGCTTCATCGGCGGCACATTATGTACACATGGGACCGATGAATGATCAG GAATCTGCATATTGGTCAATGCATATGAATTCTTCGTATGAATTTGGTTCAGAAAGTACGTCTTATTATGGTGGCTACGGAGAAAATCCAGGAGTGGATTTTAGCCGGAGGGCTTGGGAATACCCTTTAATGATGAATGCAGAAGAATCTATTGCAGTAGGTATACCATCACAACAAGATATGGTTTCCATAGTGCATCCTATTGCGGAGGAAA GTGCGACAAATAATCAAGATGATCCCGATACTCAG GTCACATGGCAAGATAATATTGACCCTGATAACATGACTTATGAG GAATTGCTTGACTTAGGAGAGGCAGTTGGAACTCAAAGTCGAGGACTCTCACAAGATGTTATCGATCTCCTTCCAACATCAAAACACAAATCTGGGGGAATTTTTTCAAGAAGAAAATCTGGTGACAG ATGTGTTATCTGCCAAATGCGATATAAACGAGGAGACCGCCAAATAAATTTGCCATGCAAACATGCCTACCATGCTGATTGTGGCTCCAAATGGCTTAGCATCAACAAG ACATGTCCGGTTTGCAACACTGAGGTCATCGGTGACGAATTAAGGCATTGA